The following proteins are encoded in a genomic region of Acetobacter oryzoeni:
- a CDS encoding gamma-glutamyltransferase family protein, with product MQHTFQSGRGMVTSPHHLASQSGLSILKQGGTALEAVVAMASTLCAVYPHMTGIGGDAFWLVSYPDGRVEVIEACGAGALQGSIDAYRNAGHTTVPWRGGWAANTMAGTVSGWQLALQQSASIKNPLPINALLEDAIWYAENGYVVSESEAELLASKQNELLQNEDFAQSYAPDGKLFQHGMVRKNPALGHTLRQLAQDGLQSFYTGTTAQNLLQDLQRISSPLSSEDFSLHEAVFRKPLSAKLKHAQLYNAPPPTQGVASLAILRLFEKLGVQEGEGFAHIHGLVEATKQAFLFRNAHVGDPRWMTEDAQAFLDNEELCTKLAHKIDMQRASPWPQPSQAGDTTWMGAIDSSGVAVSMIQSLYFEFGSGVFLPQTGVLWQNRGASFQLKEGAWNAFVPGRKPFHTLNPALAHFDDGRVMVYGTMGGEGQPQTQAAVFTRYAHFGMPLQQAVTAPRWLLGRTWGSESQSLKVESNMDAGVVAKLEKAGHPVERVAPFSSMMGHAGAIVRHADGVLEGAADPRSDGCVAAF from the coding sequence ATGCAACATACATTCCAGTCGGGGCGCGGGATGGTGACATCACCGCATCATCTGGCCAGCCAGAGCGGCCTTTCCATACTAAAACAGGGCGGCACAGCCCTGGAGGCCGTTGTAGCAATGGCCTCTACCTTATGTGCCGTTTACCCACATATGACCGGCATTGGGGGCGATGCCTTTTGGCTGGTTTCTTACCCAGATGGCCGGGTAGAAGTTATAGAAGCCTGTGGTGCCGGAGCTTTGCAGGGTTCGATAGACGCATATCGTAACGCGGGCCATACAACTGTGCCATGGCGTGGGGGCTGGGCGGCCAATACAATGGCAGGCACTGTTTCTGGCTGGCAGCTTGCCTTGCAACAGAGTGCATCTATCAAAAATCCCCTTCCAATAAACGCACTTTTGGAAGATGCTATTTGGTATGCAGAAAATGGCTATGTTGTTTCAGAAAGTGAAGCAGAACTTCTGGCCTCCAAGCAAAATGAGCTTTTGCAAAATGAGGATTTTGCGCAATCCTATGCGCCCGATGGCAAATTGTTTCAACATGGCATGGTGCGCAAGAACCCAGCATTAGGGCATACGCTACGTCAACTCGCTCAAGATGGACTGCAAAGTTTCTATACTGGAACGACCGCGCAAAACCTTTTGCAGGATCTACAACGAATAAGCAGCCCCTTAAGCTCTGAAGATTTTTCATTACATGAGGCCGTCTTCAGGAAACCGCTTTCCGCAAAGCTGAAACATGCCCAGCTTTACAATGCGCCACCTCCAACGCAGGGTGTGGCATCTTTGGCTATTCTACGGCTATTTGAAAAACTGGGTGTACAGGAAGGCGAGGGATTTGCCCATATACATGGGTTGGTAGAAGCAACAAAACAGGCTTTTCTGTTCCGCAATGCCCATGTGGGTGATCCACGATGGATGACAGAAGACGCTCAGGCTTTTCTGGACAATGAAGAGCTTTGCACAAAACTGGCGCATAAAATTGACATGCAGCGTGCTTCCCCGTGGCCTCAGCCTTCACAGGCTGGAGATACGACATGGATGGGCGCTATTGATTCCTCTGGCGTTGCCGTAAGCATGATACAAAGCCTGTATTTTGAGTTTGGATCTGGCGTTTTTCTGCCGCAAACGGGTGTTCTCTGGCAAAATCGCGGTGCCTCCTTCCAACTGAAGGAAGGCGCATGGAATGCCTTTGTGCCGGGACGCAAGCCTTTCCATACCCTTAACCCGGCACTCGCACATTTTGATGATGGCCGCGTGATGGTTTACGGCACAATGGGGGGCGAGGGCCAACCTCAAACACAGGCTGCGGTTTTCACCAGATATGCACACTTTGGCATGCCTTTGCAGCAGGCTGTTACGGCGCCTCGGTGGTTGTTGGGCCGCACATGGGGCAGTGAAAGCCAATCCTTGAAAGTGGAAAGCAACATGGATGCGGGCGTTGTGGCTAAGCTGGAAAAAGCAGGCCACCCCGTAGAGCGTGTTGCACCTTTTTCTAGTATGATGGGGCATGCAGGCGCTATTGTAAGGCATGCCGATGGTGTGCTGGAAGGTGCGGCTGACCCGCGTAGCGATGGATGTGTGGCGGCTTTTTAA
- a CDS encoding ExbD/TolR family protein has protein sequence MGMNVGSESTTEDEGIVDINTTPLIDVMLVLLIMLIITIPLQTQAVSIDLPQGNPPPSTEETPVVTLVVDFDNSLTWNGQPINGEADLQAHLREIASGPEASRPEFHLQPNRLADYKTVIHVMADAQRLGVTKLGIVGQEQFADGK, from the coding sequence ATGGGCATGAATGTTGGCTCCGAGAGCACAACGGAAGATGAAGGCATTGTCGATATCAACACCACGCCGCTGATTGACGTGATGCTGGTGTTGCTGATCATGCTGATCATCACCATCCCGTTGCAGACGCAGGCGGTCTCGATTGATCTGCCGCAGGGCAACCCGCCGCCCAGCACGGAAGAAACACCTGTGGTGACACTGGTTGTGGACTTTGACAACTCGCTGACCTGGAATGGCCAGCCCATCAATGGCGAGGCCGATCTGCAGGCGCATCTGCGTGAGATCGCCAGCGGGCCAGAGGCTTCCCGCCCGGAGTTCCACCTCCAGCCCAACCGTCTGGCTGACTACAAAACCGTCATCCACGTCATGGCCGACGCACAGCGCCTCGGCGTCACAAAACTCGGAATCGTCGGACAGGAACAGTTCGCTGACGGTAAGTAA
- a CDS encoding ExbD/TolR family protein has protein sequence MGMQVGDSGGEDDVVSAINTTPLVDVMLVLLIIFLITIPVATHTVKVQLPKDMNQPTQTKLSNVVLAVTADGQTFWDETPIRDRADLLARLEKAAVQKPQPQIQIRGDVTTRYESVGRLVATCQEAGISHIDFITEKPK, from the coding sequence ATGGGCATGCAGGTTGGCGATAGCGGCGGGGAAGACGACGTCGTCTCCGCCATCAACACCACACCGCTTGTGGATGTGATGCTGGTGCTGCTGATCATCTTTCTGATCACCATTCCGGTGGCGACACATACCGTGAAGGTGCAGCTGCCCAAGGACATGAACCAGCCAACCCAGACCAAGCTGAGCAATGTGGTTTTGGCAGTCACGGCGGATGGTCAGACCTTCTGGGATGAAACGCCGATCAGGGACCGGGCCGATCTTCTGGCCCGGCTGGAGAAGGCGGCGGTGCAGAAGCCCCAGCCGCAGATCCAGATCCGCGGAGATGTGACCACACGCTATGAGAGTGTGGGCCGTCTGGTGGCGACGTGTCAGGAAGCGGGCATCAGCCATATCGATTTCATTACGGAAAAGCCGAAATAG
- a CDS encoding MotA/TolQ/ExbB proton channel family protein has product MTRLPRSFVSGLAAPALALLMSTAAPVAAFAQDAAPAAPAPAATAPAPDAAPSSAPAPAATPDAAPAPAAPEAPAPAASAPAEQAPPAADTKEEANPYGLGALWSNGDIIARGVLLIMLTMSLGTWYIMITKFIEQARLFAAAKEATKSFWTKHSIQEGASALTSTSPFRYIADTGIVAAEHHEGTMQESIDLHSWTGMSIQRAVNNIQNSLQKGLAFLGTVGSTSPFIGLFGTVWGIYHALTAIGIAGQASIDKVAGPVGESLIMTAIGLATAVPAVLGYNLLVRRNKTAMDLVRDFAADLQSILIGGVRHGAAVDQIVVRPDNSPTTATVSNRVG; this is encoded by the coding sequence ATGACCAGACTGCCCCGTTCTTTTGTGTCAGGTCTTGCGGCTCCGGCTCTGGCGCTGCTGATGAGCACTGCAGCCCCAGTTGCGGCTTTTGCGCAGGATGCCGCGCCCGCAGCACCCGCACCCGCAGCCACGGCCCCGGCTCCTGATGCGGCGCCATCTTCCGCACCGGCACCTGCCGCCACACCGGATGCAGCCCCAGCCCCTGCGGCGCCAGAAGCGCCTGCACCTGCTGCCAGCGCCCCGGCCGAACAGGCGCCACCTGCAGCAGACACCAAGGAAGAAGCCAACCCCTACGGTCTGGGTGCTCTGTGGTCCAATGGGGATATCATTGCCCGCGGCGTGCTGCTGATCATGCTCACCATGTCCCTGGGCACATGGTATATCATGATCACCAAGTTCATCGAGCAGGCCCGCCTGTTCGCCGCCGCCAAGGAAGCCACCAAAAGCTTCTGGACCAAGCACAGCATTCAGGAAGGTGCTTCCGCACTCACTTCCACATCCCCGTTCCGCTACATCGCCGATACCGGTATTGTGGCTGCCGAACACCATGAAGGCACGATGCAGGAAAGCATTGACCTGCATAGCTGGACGGGCATGTCCATCCAGCGCGCGGTCAACAACATCCAGAACAGCCTGCAAAAGGGTCTGGCCTTTCTGGGCACCGTGGGTTCCACCTCTCCGTTCATCGGTCTGTTCGGCACGGTGTGGGGGATCTACCACGCGCTGACAGCCATCGGCATTGCCGGTCAGGCTTCCATCGACAAGGTGGCAGGGCCCGTGGGTGAATCCCTGATCATGACGGCCATTGGTCTGGCCACCGCTGTGCCGGCCGTTCTGGGCTACAACCTGCTGGTGCGCCGTAACAAGACAGCCATGGACCTGGTGCGTGACTTTGCCGCTGACCTGCAATCCATCCTCATCGGTGGCGTGCGTCATGGGGCTGCGGTGGATCAGATTGTGGTGCGCCCGGACAACTCCCCCACCACGGCCACGGTTTCCAACCGCGTCGGCTAA
- a CDS encoding energy transducer TonB, which yields MQDNSQRTEGKERYVLRAGGAVGAGALIAVLLLHGAGVWGLMYGMGTKASVPVEHPPIQTEVLPPPQPPPPPPPPPPPPPVMAEPPPPFIPPPKIKVPPPPKPPIKHVAKAPPKHPAPPQTKTAKAPPAATEPAASAPSSDAPDTTAGTAPLNHVQPVYPPEMEEDNIEGRVTVACDVEPTGMTSNCQVQSVSGGQAFAQAALDYVHKARYRPAMRNGVPVKELHKVYVIHFKLDD from the coding sequence ATGCAGGATAACTCTCAACGAACAGAGGGGAAGGAGCGTTATGTTCTTCGCGCTGGTGGTGCGGTTGGGGCTGGTGCGCTTATAGCGGTTCTTCTTTTGCATGGAGCTGGTGTGTGGGGGCTGATGTATGGGATGGGCACGAAGGCGAGCGTGCCCGTTGAACACCCGCCCATCCAGACGGAAGTGCTGCCACCACCTCAGCCGCCACCGCCGCCACCTCCACCGCCGCCACCACCGCCGGTGATGGCAGAGCCGCCGCCGCCGTTCATTCCACCGCCCAAGATCAAGGTGCCGCCGCCGCCCAAGCCGCCTATCAAGCATGTGGCCAAGGCGCCCCCCAAACATCCGGCACCCCCACAGACCAAAACGGCCAAGGCGCCACCTGCCGCCACCGAACCTGCCGCCAGCGCACCGTCATCCGATGCGCCAGACACCACGGCCGGAACGGCACCGCTTAACCATGTGCAGCCGGTCTATCCCCCAGAAATGGAGGAAGACAACATCGAGGGCCGCGTGACGGTTGCATGTGATGTGGAACCCACGGGCATGACCAGCAACTGCCAGGTGCAGTCGGTCTCTGGTGGTCAGGCCTTTGCCCAGGCGGCGTTGGATTACGTGCACAAGGCCCGTTATCGCCCGGCCATGCGCAATGGTGTGCCGGTGAAGGAACTGCACAAGGTCTATGTCATCCACTTCAAGCTGGATGACTAA
- a CDS encoding SelT/SelW/SelH family protein, with translation MPLPRVSIYYCTQCNWLLRAAWMAQELLSTFGNQLGEVALCPDTGGKFEIRLDDKVIWERKRDGGFPNPKELKQRVRNIIAPEKDLGHIDR, from the coding sequence ATGCCTTTGCCCCGCGTTTCCATTTACTATTGCACACAATGCAACTGGCTTTTGCGCGCTGCATGGATGGCGCAAGAACTCCTTTCCACTTTTGGAAATCAATTGGGCGAGGTTGCACTTTGCCCTGATACAGGGGGAAAATTTGAAATCCGTTTAGATGATAAAGTAATATGGGAACGCAAGCGGGACGGGGGCTTTCCCAACCCCAAAGAACTCAAACAGAGAGTAAGAAATATTATTGCCCCAGAAAAAGATTTGGGTCACATAGATCGATAA
- a CDS encoding HlyD family secretion protein yields MKTPAKIAIIAVSLFAVAGGAFAWHEHQVAQSVPDGIIYGNGRLEFTRVDVAVKYPGRITQLLAQEGDTVTSGQILAQEDKATIQAQYDQASAQQNRAASAAGRASAELVARQAALQLARDELRHAQKMRQQNLVSDMEVTQRRTQVETAQAAVNAASQAVQEAVHAKEGAAAQVNQVQTVLDDMTIRAPVSGRIEYRVIETGSVLPPGGRVYSMLDPVDPYMTLFFPTASISNLKIGDEARIRFDGMDTPVAATVSFIDSQAQFTPKYVETATEREQLVYRVKLRVTADEQKKLGTWLKAGMTGEGYIKQRPDAAWPKAALSGDAR; encoded by the coding sequence GTGAAAACTCCTGCCAAAATTGCAATCATCGCTGTTTCTCTCTTTGCAGTCGCGGGCGGGGCCTTCGCATGGCATGAACATCAAGTCGCTCAAAGTGTGCCAGATGGCATTATTTACGGAAACGGGCGGTTGGAATTTACCCGTGTGGATGTGGCCGTGAAATATCCGGGGCGCATTACGCAATTATTGGCGCAGGAAGGGGACACCGTAACCTCCGGTCAGATTCTTGCGCAGGAAGATAAGGCAACCATTCAGGCGCAATACGATCAGGCAAGTGCACAGCAAAATCGCGCAGCAAGTGCGGCAGGCCGAGCCTCGGCTGAGCTTGTGGCGCGTCAGGCAGCCTTGCAGCTTGCACGTGATGAATTGCGGCACGCCCAGAAAATGCGGCAGCAAAACCTTGTTTCCGATATGGAGGTTACGCAACGGCGCACGCAGGTTGAAACTGCACAGGCTGCGGTAAATGCGGCCTCTCAGGCGGTACAGGAAGCCGTGCATGCCAAAGAGGGTGCCGCAGCGCAGGTCAATCAGGTTCAGACTGTTCTGGATGATATGACCATTCGCGCCCCTGTTTCTGGCCGGATTGAATACCGTGTTATTGAAACGGGAAGTGTTCTGCCGCCGGGTGGGCGTGTGTACTCCATGCTGGATCCGGTGGATCCTTACATGACGCTGTTTTTCCCCACCGCATCTATTAGCAATCTGAAAATAGGTGATGAAGCGCGCATCCGGTTTGATGGAATGGATACGCCTGTTGCGGCCACTGTTTCCTTTATTGATAGTCAGGCCCAGTTCACCCCCAAATATGTGGAAACAGCCACCGAGCGTGAACAACTTGTATACCGCGTGAAACTGCGCGTAACCGCAGATGAGCAGAAGAAACTCGGCACATGGTTAAAAGCCGGAATGACAGGTGAAGGTTATATCAAGCAACGGCCAGATGCCGCATGGCCTAAAGCAGCACTGTCTGGCGATGCCAGATAA
- the rbbA gene encoding ribosome-associated ATPase/putative transporter RbbA, translating to MGASASEIRVEGVSHAYGGRDVLHDISLTLPAGQTIAFIGPDGVGKSTLLGLIAGVRHLQRGAIHTLGVDISNRAEREAFLSRLAFMPQGLGKNLYPTLSVRENIDFFGRLFALDATTRANRITHLLDATGLAPFPDRPAGHLSGGMKQKVSLCCSLVHEPDLLILDEPTTGVDPLSRRQFWALVEQMRAERPSMTVIVSTAYMDEAERFSWLVAMNDGRILASGPTDEVKKQTHTTTVEAAYISLLPAADQKEISDFAIPPYQDDGSPPVIDAENLTRKFGSFTAVDHVSFRIRRGEIFGFLGSNGCGKSTTMKMLTGLLDITSGTATLFGRPITPGDMKTRMRIGYMSQGFSLYEELTVRQNLMLQAELFQLSSTEAKQRVENMLQSFQLADEADSRPTGLPLGFRQRLQLAAACINNPDILILDEPTSGVDPAARDMFWKHLVALSRQKHVTIFVSTHFMNEAARCDRISLMDKGKVLAMGTPAEITKEEGASTLEDAFISCLEKAGNSIAVAKPQQAAAAATGAMRTIPPYIRWFSRCWAFARREAVELMRDRLRLMFAILGPTILLLISAYSISFDINTIRYTVVDYDHTHASRELVEQFRGSRYFQETAFSPDRETLETRIRHGQVAMGLDIPPGFGRDVAAGRNPAIGVVIDGSMPFLSANVRSYTDAVLLTYMANMQKTLPASVTPSLIPVSIVPRFVYNQEFRSIFAMTPGTIMLALILVPTMLTALGVVREKEIGSIMNLYASPASSGQYLVGKQLPYVALAVMAYLVLVALSVTVLGVPLKGSFIGLSIGATLYILASTGLGLLISTFVSSQVAAIFGTAIICLIMSANFSGLLYPVSTLTGFTYYLGKSFPASWFQLISLGSFTKGLGIKSFLSMYLALGGFAALYMVGARLFLKKQDT from the coding sequence ATGGGGGCATCTGCTTCTGAAATTCGTGTTGAAGGTGTAAGCCATGCTTATGGTGGGCGTGATGTTCTGCACGATATTTCCCTTACCCTTCCCGCAGGGCAAACCATTGCGTTTATTGGGCCGGATGGTGTTGGTAAATCAACACTTCTGGGGCTGATTGCGGGGGTTCGGCATCTTCAGCGTGGGGCCATTCACACACTTGGTGTGGATATCAGCAACAGAGCCGAGCGAGAGGCTTTTCTTTCTCGCCTGGCTTTTATGCCGCAAGGGTTGGGCAAGAACCTCTACCCTACCCTTTCTGTGCGTGAGAATATCGACTTTTTTGGTCGGCTGTTTGCGTTGGATGCCACAACCCGCGCCAACCGTATTACGCATCTGCTGGATGCTACCGGTCTTGCGCCTTTTCCAGACAGACCTGCAGGCCACCTTTCTGGCGGTATGAAGCAAAAGGTCAGCCTTTGCTGCTCCTTGGTGCATGAGCCAGACTTGCTTATTCTTGATGAACCCACAACGGGGGTGGATCCACTTTCCCGGCGTCAGTTTTGGGCGTTGGTGGAGCAAATGCGGGCTGAGCGCCCCTCCATGACCGTTATTGTTTCTACCGCTTATATGGATGAAGCCGAGCGGTTTTCATGGCTGGTGGCCATGAATGACGGGCGTATTCTGGCCTCTGGCCCCACAGATGAGGTGAAGAAGCAGACCCACACCACAACGGTGGAAGCTGCGTACATCTCACTTTTGCCTGCGGCGGATCAGAAGGAAATTTCTGATTTTGCAATTCCGCCTTATCAGGATGATGGCAGCCCCCCGGTTATTGATGCTGAAAACCTGACGCGTAAATTTGGATCTTTCACGGCGGTTGACCATGTGAGCTTCCGTATCCGCCGAGGTGAGATTTTCGGGTTTTTGGGCTCTAATGGCTGCGGTAAATCCACCACCATGAAAATGCTGACAGGGCTGCTGGATATTACCAGCGGCACAGCAACCCTGTTTGGCCGCCCGATAACACCGGGAGACATGAAAACGCGTATGCGTATTGGCTACATGTCTCAGGGTTTTTCTTTGTATGAAGAACTGACGGTACGCCAGAACCTGATGTTGCAGGCAGAGCTTTTTCAGCTTTCCTCAACCGAGGCCAAACAGCGTGTTGAAAACATGCTGCAAAGCTTTCAGTTGGCAGATGAGGCCGATAGCCGCCCAACGGGCTTGCCCTTGGGGTTTCGGCAACGGCTGCAACTTGCCGCCGCCTGCATTAACAACCCGGATATTCTTATTCTGGATGAGCCAACTTCTGGCGTGGACCCGGCCGCGCGAGACATGTTCTGGAAGCACCTTGTAGCGCTTTCACGCCAGAAACATGTGACCATTTTTGTTTCCACACACTTCATGAACGAAGCCGCCCGGTGTGACCGTATTTCCCTTATGGATAAGGGTAAGGTGCTGGCTATGGGCACCCCTGCCGAGATTACGAAGGAGGAAGGTGCCTCCACTCTGGAAGATGCGTTTATTTCATGCCTGGAAAAAGCAGGTAATTCCATAGCTGTTGCCAAGCCTCAGCAGGCTGCCGCAGCAGCAACGGGTGCAATGCGCACAATACCGCCCTACATCCGCTGGTTTTCACGCTGTTGGGCTTTTGCACGGCGTGAGGCTGTGGAACTGATGCGTGACCGCCTGCGGTTGATGTTCGCCATTCTTGGCCCGACCATTCTACTGCTGATTTCAGCTTATAGTATCTCGTTCGATATCAACACCATTCGCTACACTGTGGTAGATTACGATCATACCCATGCCAGCCGTGAACTGGTGGAGCAGTTTCGGGGCTCTCGTTATTTTCAGGAAACCGCGTTTTCACCAGATCGCGAAACACTGGAAACACGCATACGCCATGGGCAGGTTGCAATGGGGTTGGATATCCCGCCCGGTTTTGGCCGAGATGTTGCCGCAGGGCGTAACCCGGCCATTGGGGTGGTTATTGATGGCTCCATGCCCTTTTTAAGCGCCAATGTGCGCTCTTACACAGATGCCGTGCTGTTAACCTATATGGCGAATATGCAAAAAACACTGCCGGCATCCGTAACACCTAGCCTGATACCCGTAAGCATAGTGCCGCGCTTTGTGTACAATCAGGAATTCCGCAGCATTTTTGCCATGACCCCCGGCACCATCATGCTGGCGCTTATTCTTGTTCCCACCATGCTGACAGCTCTTGGTGTTGTGCGGGAAAAGGAAATTGGTTCCATTATGAACCTATATGCCTCCCCTGCCAGTTCCGGGCAGTATCTGGTGGGCAAGCAACTGCCTTACGTGGCATTGGCTGTTATGGCTTATCTGGTGCTGGTGGCGCTTTCTGTTACCGTTCTGGGGGTGCCGCTTAAAGGCTCTTTTATAGGGCTGAGCATTGGGGCCACGCTGTATATTCTAGCAAGCACCGGGCTGGGGCTGCTGATTTCAACTTTTGTCAGTTCTCAGGTGGCGGCTATTTTTGGTACGGCCATTATCTGCCTGATTATGTCTGCCAATTTTTCTGGTCTGCTGTATCCGGTTTCAACGCTTACCGGGTTTACCTATTATCTGGGCAAATCTTTCCCGGCTTCGTGGTTTCAGCTTATTAGCCTTGGCAGTTTCACCAAGGGATTGGGTATTAAATCCTTTCTTTCCATGTATCTGGCACTGGGTGGTTTTGCCGCGCTTTACATGGTGGGGGCACGCCTTTTCTTGAAAAAGCAGGATACGTGA
- a CDS encoding ABC transporter permease, with translation MLRWLINVGLLCRKEFHSLMRDFVLMGLIVFAFSAAIVLVAHGVRVDVANATVAFIDEDHSALSRQLRSVVLPPYFKPPTLTNRIDGKTGMDNGTYNFVIDIPPRFEADVLAGRTPQIQELIDATAMTQAGLGSVYLQQIFLGEVEAQLHSPDINKLMPFHPESRIRFNPNSESAWFTSVMQVVTNATILSIVLVGAAVIREREHGTIEHLLVLPVSASQIAIGKILANGAVIFVASMLSLWVIVHIGLAVPISGSPLLFAACLILYLFSVTSLGMMLATIAPTMPQFGLLVVPVYAVAYLLSGAATPVESMPEAVQSLVRFFPTTQFVKISQSILYRGAGLESIWPSLLAIVFSSTLFLAMALLRFRSMLARQD, from the coding sequence ATGCTGCGCTGGCTCATAAATGTCGGCCTGCTGTGCCGCAAGGAATTCCACAGCCTGATGCGTGATTTTGTGCTGATGGGTCTGATTGTTTTTGCATTTTCTGCGGCCATTGTTCTGGTGGCGCATGGGGTGCGTGTGGATGTTGCAAACGCAACAGTTGCGTTTATTGATGAAGACCACTCAGCCCTTTCACGCCAGTTACGTTCTGTTGTGCTGCCGCCTTACTTCAAGCCCCCTACCCTAACCAACCGTATTGACGGCAAAACGGGCATGGATAACGGAACCTACAATTTCGTTATTGATATTCCACCGCGTTTTGAAGCCGATGTGCTGGCAGGCCGCACGCCACAGATACAGGAACTGATTGACGCCACGGCCATGACGCAGGCCGGGCTTGGCAGTGTTTATCTGCAACAGATTTTTCTGGGTGAAGTAGAGGCGCAGCTCCATTCCCCCGATATCAACAAGCTGATGCCGTTTCACCCTGAAAGCCGCATCCGTTTTAACCCGAATAGTGAATCTGCATGGTTTACGTCTGTTATGCAGGTTGTCACCAACGCAACAATTCTTTCCATCGTGCTGGTTGGGGCTGCGGTTATTCGTGAGCGTGAGCACGGCACCATTGAGCACCTGCTTGTTCTGCCCGTTTCCGCCAGCCAGATTGCTATTGGGAAAATTCTGGCAAATGGTGCTGTTATCTTTGTAGCCAGCATGCTTTCCCTTTGGGTTATTGTGCATATCGGGCTGGCTGTGCCTATTTCTGGCTCGCCTTTACTGTTTGCCGCCTGCCTTATTTTATACCTGTTTTCGGTAACATCTCTGGGGATGATGCTGGCCACCATTGCGCCCACCATGCCGCAGTTTGGGCTTTTGGTCGTGCCGGTTTATGCCGTGGCCTACCTGCTTTCTGGCGCGGCAACACCAGTGGAAAGTATGCCAGAGGCTGTGCAATCCTTGGTGCGGTTTTTCCCTACCACGCAATTTGTCAAAATCTCACAATCCATTCTGTATCGCGGTGCGGGGCTGGAAAGCATCTGGCCTTCGCTACTGGCTATTGTGTTCTCTTCTACTCTCTTTCTTGCCATGGCGCTGCTTCGCTTCCGTTCCATGCTTGCCCGCCAGGATTGA
- a CDS encoding TolC family protein: MLMFLSSFSTRLLFSTLLCTGLVACSPFHTKLPPSHVVVPAQFSATPQDAQPTDLTNWWTAWQDPLLDQLVQNALAANPEIRMAQERVQESRAYTQMAKSALYPTIGATGGMMGSGVDWRHPVPPLMKMADPDIQDPATDGHLAGITMAWEPDIWGRNRARKRAAQHMALAAADVLHGTHMAIAADVAANYLTARGLQQRIALLDQSARTLQELLHYASARFDAGQTTRADLETITAQINQVQAQRPLLVAAFDACRHRLAILSGLPPEQAPDLSAPAQYRVPAPPATELPSTVLDRRPDVLLQKNIVQANLERLISTKTDLLPRFGLEFFGGDGRLRFDGIPGVSGSGGLMAVNAYLPIFTAGRIQAKIRAADSQLKQAVASYDQTVLTALAEVEDAYESRSSADQNIASLSGEVSSLSLATTQAQGLYEGGQFTMQDILTTRIKKISAQDELASAQTRQALATVRLARALGGGWDTQTTKR; this comes from the coding sequence ATGCTGATGTTTCTTTCTTCCTTTTCTACGCGCTTATTGTTCAGCACTCTTCTATGCACTGGCTTGGTGGCGTGCTCTCCTTTCCATACCAAACTGCCGCCTTCCCACGTGGTGGTTCCGGCGCAGTTCAGTGCCACACCGCAGGATGCACAACCTACGGACCTGACAAACTGGTGGACAGCGTGGCAGGATCCGTTGCTTGATCAGCTTGTGCAAAATGCGTTAGCCGCCAACCCGGAAATACGCATGGCGCAAGAGCGCGTGCAGGAATCTCGCGCCTATACCCAAATGGCCAAATCCGCCCTGTATCCCACCATTGGCGCAACAGGCGGCATGATGGGTAGTGGTGTAGATTGGCGTCACCCGGTGCCACCCCTTATGAAAATGGCAGACCCAGACATTCAGGACCCGGCAACGGATGGGCATCTGGCCGGCATAACTATGGCGTGGGAGCCAGATATCTGGGGCCGCAACCGCGCCCGCAAACGGGCTGCGCAACATATGGCCTTGGCGGCGGCAGATGTGCTGCATGGCACACATATGGCCATTGCGGCAGATGTGGCTGCTAATTACCTTACTGCCCGCGGGCTGCAACAGCGTATTGCGTTGCTGGATCAATCTGCCCGCACGCTGCAGGAGCTTTTGCATTATGCCTCAGCTCGGTTTGATGCCGGCCAGACAACACGGGCTGATCTGGAAACCATAACGGCCCAGATCAATCAGGTACAAGCGCAACGGCCATTACTGGTTGCCGCGTTTGATGCGTGCCGGCATCGGCTGGCTATTCTATCCGGCCTCCCGCCGGAACAGGCGCCTGATCTGTCAGCGCCGGCGCAATACCGAGTGCCAGCGCCACCTGCTACCGAATTGCCTTCTACAGTGCTGGACCGCAGGCCAGATGTGTTGTTGCAAAAGAATATTGTGCAAGCCAATCTGGAGCGGTTGATCAGCACAAAAACAGATTTGCTGCCACGGTTTGGGTTAGAGTTTTTTGGTGGCGATGGGCGCTTGCGGTTTGATGGTATTCCGGGTGTATCCGGCTCTGGCGGGCTTATGGCTGTTAATGCCTATCTGCCTATTTTTACGGCTGGGCGCATACAGGCCAAGATACGCGCGGCGGACTCTCAGCTAAAGCAGGCTGTGGCATCGTATGATCAAACGGTTCTGACAGCTTTGGCAGAGGTGGAAGACGCTTATGAAAGCCGTTCCAGCGCAGACCAGAACATTGCCAGCCTGAGTGGAGAAGTTTCATCCCTCTCTCTCGCCACAACTCAGGCGCAGGGCCTTTACGAGGGCGGGCAGTTTACCATGCAGGATATTCTGACTACCCGGATAAAAAAGATTTCCGCACAGGATGAACTGGCAAGTGCCCAAACCCGGCAGGCTTTGGCAACAGTGCGCCTTGCGCGGGCTTTGGGCGGTGGCTGGGATACGCAAACAACCAAGCGGTAA